One region of Terricaulis silvestris genomic DNA includes:
- a CDS encoding NUDIX domain-containing protein: MRRITRRMSPFCAQCGVPQPPADQGESFRCSSCGNIHNNGPQLLTLVAVYAEDKLLMIRRGVDPYRGKWAPPGGYVEKGESVEAAGSREVFEETGLLIEPSNLLTHGVISITALNQVHICLMAMLEKATPLRAGAPEALDAQWFSADAYPHDEVWDPFLSISVAAVYHPCRTQRLPLLQQTDNARRVVFTDVGFSHPWEKI; this comes from the coding sequence ATGCGACGCATAACGCGACGCATGTCCCCGTTCTGCGCGCAGTGTGGAGTTCCCCAGCCGCCGGCCGACCAAGGCGAGTCCTTTCGTTGTTCGTCCTGCGGTAACATTCACAACAACGGGCCCCAACTGCTCACGCTTGTGGCGGTCTACGCCGAAGACAAATTGCTCATGATCCGACGTGGCGTTGATCCCTACCGTGGGAAATGGGCGCCGCCCGGTGGCTACGTCGAAAAGGGTGAATCGGTTGAGGCTGCGGGCTCGCGCGAAGTCTTTGAAGAGACCGGCCTGCTGATCGAGCCCTCGAACCTGCTCACGCATGGCGTCATCAGCATCACCGCCCTCAACCAAGTCCATATCTGTTTGATGGCAATGTTGGAGAAAGCGACGCCATTGCGCGCGGGCGCCCCCGAGGCGCTGGACGCGCAATGGTTCTCGGCGGACGCCTACCCACATGACGAAGTTTGGGATCCGTTCCTCTCGATCAGCGTCGCCGCCGTCTATCATCCCTGCAGGACCCAGCGCCTTCCCCTGCTCCAGCAGACCGACAACGCCAGACGCGTGGTGTTCACCGATGTCGGCTTTTCGCATCCCTGGGAAAAAATCTAG
- a CDS encoding enoyl-CoA hydratase/isomerase family protein, with amino-acid sequence MDFSTYQTIVFSREGRVLTITLNRPDKLNATDALMHEELARVFTEAARDPESDVIIFTGAGRAFCAGGDIRWMQDMIEDQSKFEKTGREAKQIVFSILDCEKPIIAKVNGHATGLGCTMALLCDVIFVSDAAKLGDPHVSVGFVAGDGGAVIWPQLIGYARAKELLMTGDLITAERAASIGLVNHALPAAELDEAVAAFARRLTQGAIKAISWTKVSVNIGLKQLAHSIMDASIAYEAMSNQTAEHKEAVAAFLEKRKPNFTGA; translated from the coding sequence ATGGATTTCTCCACCTACCAAACCATCGTGTTCAGCCGCGAAGGCCGCGTGCTGACGATCACGCTGAACCGTCCCGACAAGCTCAACGCCACCGACGCCTTGATGCACGAGGAACTCGCGCGCGTGTTTACGGAAGCGGCGCGCGACCCGGAATCCGACGTCATCATCTTCACCGGCGCAGGCCGCGCCTTTTGCGCCGGCGGCGATATTCGCTGGATGCAGGACATGATCGAGGATCAGTCCAAGTTCGAAAAGACCGGCCGCGAAGCCAAACAGATCGTCTTTTCCATCCTCGATTGCGAGAAGCCGATCATCGCCAAGGTCAATGGTCACGCCACCGGGCTTGGCTGCACCATGGCGCTCCTGTGCGACGTGATCTTCGTGTCGGACGCCGCCAAGCTGGGCGATCCGCATGTCAGCGTGGGCTTCGTCGCTGGCGACGGCGGCGCGGTGATTTGGCCGCAGCTCATCGGTTATGCGCGGGCAAAAGAGCTGTTGATGACAGGCGACTTGATCACCGCAGAGCGCGCCGCCAGCATAGGTCTGGTCAACCACGCACTGCCCGCCGCCGAACTCGATGAAGCGGTTGCGGCCTTTGCGCGGCGTCTCACGCAGGGCGCAATCAAGGCGATCAGCTGGACCAAGGTCTCCGTCAACATCGGTTTGAAGCAATTAGCTCATTCCATCATGGATGCGTCGATTGCCTACGAGGCGATGTCCAACCAGACCGCGGAGCACAAAGAGGCGGTGGCGGCGTTTCTCGAAAAGAGAAAACCCAACTTCACCGGCGCCTGA